A single window of Usitatibacter rugosus DNA harbors:
- a CDS encoding TIGR04282 family arsenosugar biosynthesis glycosyltransferase, protein MTAAPPEARARVAVFAKAPVPGLVKTRLATLLGADGAAALHAGLVRRALSTAVESRLGPVELWCAPDATHSFFSRCAELFGATLHVQEGDDLGSRMAAAFEHGLAAGDRVVLIGSDCPVLKPSDLRDAAAAVATHDVAFAPAEDGGYVLVALSRKLPALFEGVSWGTSAVMGQTRTRVAELGVRCKELPMRWDVDRPEDFARLQLEGRLPEVLS, encoded by the coding sequence ATGACGGCCGCGCCGCCTGAGGCGCGCGCCCGCGTCGCGGTCTTCGCCAAGGCGCCGGTGCCGGGGCTGGTGAAGACGCGCCTGGCCACGCTGCTCGGTGCCGACGGCGCTGCCGCGCTGCATGCCGGCCTCGTTCGCCGCGCACTCTCCACCGCGGTCGAATCCCGCCTCGGTCCTGTCGAGCTCTGGTGCGCACCGGACGCAACGCATTCGTTCTTCAGCCGCTGCGCAGAGCTCTTCGGAGCCACGCTGCACGTGCAGGAGGGCGACGATCTGGGATCTCGCATGGCAGCCGCCTTCGAGCACGGGCTCGCGGCGGGCGATCGTGTCGTGCTGATCGGCAGCGACTGCCCCGTGCTGAAGCCGTCCGACCTTCGCGACGCGGCGGCCGCGGTCGCGACGCACGACGTGGCGTTCGCTCCCGCGGAAGACGGCGGCTACGTGCTGGTCGCCCTGTCTCGCAAGCTGCCGGCACTCTTCGAGGGCGTGTCGTGGGGCACCTCGGCCGTCATGGGCCAGACGCGCACGCGGGTCGCGGAGCTCGGCGTGCGGTGCAAGGAGCTGCCGATGCGCTGGGACGTCGACCGTCCCGAGGACTTCGCTCGCCTGCAGCTCGAGGGAAGGCTGCCCGAGGTCCTGTCGTGA
- a CDS encoding HlyC/CorC family transporter, which produces MTDEIPIQWLFATLAVMLACSGFFSMSETCMMALNRYRLRHLVREGSRGARLASNLLQRTDELLAFILAGNTVINAATTVLVAEIARRLLGEGDYTLAIATGAASFAILIFAEILPKIFGARFSEPIALAASYLLTPLLRVTKPLMYLINLLVKGILLVLRIQPVGGEAQPLSMGELRTLVLEGGKFIPKKHQSIFLNLFELEDMTVDDTMTPRTHIESIDIEDDIDEINTHVSTSHHTRLVVYEGSLDKVVGILHVRKYLNTTRKGELTKDELRGILREPYFVPEGTKLLDQLQNFQDRLRHVALVVDEYGEILGLCTLQDILEEIVGEFTSQSPMAGRLYSRETDGSVIADGACPLRVLNRKAGFEFPLDGPKTVNGLVLEALEDIPEPGTHVEIAGYRMEVIQVLDRMVKVVRISGRQDKTGEAEAA; this is translated from the coding sequence TTGACCGACGAGATCCCCATACAGTGGCTGTTCGCCACGCTGGCGGTCATGCTGGCGTGCTCGGGCTTCTTCTCGATGTCCGAGACCTGCATGATGGCGTTGAACCGCTATCGCCTGCGCCACCTCGTGCGCGAGGGCAGCCGCGGCGCCCGCCTGGCCTCGAACCTGCTCCAGCGCACGGACGAGCTGCTCGCCTTCATCCTCGCCGGCAACACCGTCATCAACGCGGCCACGACGGTGCTCGTGGCCGAGATCGCCCGGCGCCTCCTCGGCGAGGGCGACTACACGCTCGCGATCGCGACCGGCGCGGCGAGCTTCGCGATCCTCATCTTCGCGGAGATCCTCCCCAAGATCTTCGGCGCCCGCTTCTCCGAGCCGATCGCGCTCGCCGCGTCCTATCTCCTCACGCCGCTGCTGCGCGTGACCAAGCCGCTGATGTACCTCATCAACCTCCTGGTGAAGGGCATCCTCCTGGTCCTGCGCATCCAGCCGGTCGGCGGGGAGGCGCAGCCGCTGTCGATGGGGGAGCTGCGCACCCTCGTGCTGGAGGGCGGCAAGTTCATTCCCAAGAAGCACCAGTCGATCTTCCTCAACCTCTTCGAGCTGGAGGACATGACGGTCGACGACACGATGACGCCGCGCACGCACATCGAGTCGATCGACATCGAGGACGACATCGACGAGATCAACACCCACGTGTCCACCTCGCACCACACGCGCCTGGTGGTCTACGAGGGCAGCCTCGACAAGGTCGTGGGCATCCTGCACGTGCGCAAGTACTTGAACACCACGCGCAAGGGCGAGCTCACGAAGGACGAGCTGCGGGGGATCCTGCGCGAGCCCTACTTCGTCCCCGAGGGCACGAAGCTGCTCGACCAGCTGCAGAACTTCCAGGATCGCCTGCGGCACGTGGCGCTGGTGGTCGACGAGTACGGCGAGATCCTGGGCCTCTGCACGCTGCAGGACATCCTCGAGGAGATCGTCGGCGAGTTCACCAGCCAGTCGCCGATGGCCGGCCGCCTCTATTCGCGCGAGACCGACGGATCCGTCATCGCCGACGGCGCCTGCCCGTTACGCGTGCTGAACCGCAAGGCGGGCTTCGAGTTTCCGCTGGACGGCCCCAAGACCGTCAACGGCCTCGTGCTCGAGGCGCTCGAAGACATCCCCGAGCCCGGCACCCACGTCGAGATCGCCGGCTACCGCATGGAAGTGATCCAGGTCCTCGACAGGATGGTGAAAGTGGTGCGGATTTCCGGACGGCAGGACAAGACAGGAGAGGCCGAAGCAGCATAA
- a CDS encoding TIGR04283 family arsenosugar biosynthesis glycosyltransferase, whose amino-acid sequence MEPDPLHLSIVVPALNEAASIGACLARLQAARRAGAEVIVVDGGSADATREIAAPLADRVIESPRGRALQMNAGARASSGTVLLFLHADTILPESAVLALARGLESSGRAWGRFDVRIDGEHPLLPVVAFFMNLRSRLTGIATGDQAIFVRREAFEQVGGFRAIPLMEDIAICKALKLLSRPACLRERVVTSGRRWEKRGTLRTILLMWRLRLAYALGADPARLAQRYDGRAA is encoded by the coding sequence ATGGAGCCTGACCCTCTTCATCTCTCCATCGTCGTCCCGGCTTTGAACGAGGCGGCCTCGATCGGGGCGTGCCTCGCGCGGCTGCAGGCGGCCCGCCGGGCCGGGGCCGAGGTGATCGTCGTGGATGGCGGCAGCGCCGATGCGACTCGCGAGATCGCGGCGCCGCTCGCCGATCGCGTTATCGAATCGCCTCGCGGGCGCGCGCTCCAGATGAACGCCGGTGCGCGGGCGAGCTCGGGCACCGTGCTGCTCTTCCTGCATGCCGACACGATCCTTCCCGAGTCCGCGGTCCTGGCCCTCGCGCGCGGGCTCGAGAGCTCCGGGCGGGCGTGGGGACGCTTCGACGTGCGCATCGACGGCGAACATCCGCTGCTGCCCGTGGTCGCATTCTTCATGAACCTGCGATCGAGGCTGACCGGCATCGCCACGGGCGACCAGGCGATCTTCGTCCGGCGCGAAGCCTTCGAGCAGGTGGGCGGCTTCCGGGCGATCCCGCTCATGGAAGACATCGCGATCTGCAAGGCGCTGAAGCTGCTGTCGCGCCCCGCGTGCCTGCGCGAGCGCGTGGTGACCTCCGGCCGCCGCTGGGAGAAGCGCGGCACCCTTCGCACCATCCTCCTCATGTGGCGCCTGCGGCTCGCCTACGCGCTCGGCGCCGATCCCGCACGGCTCGCGCAACGCTATGACGGCCGCGCCGCCTGA
- a CDS encoding FAD-dependent oxidoreductase, with protein sequence MKRLVLLGGGHAHLFVLEDLAHHPDENVEVSMVTPLPMLTYTGMLPGYVAGHYSLERCSIDLVRLAGKAHASFVQTLGVLINPDAKEVICADGTVLAYDVLSIDIGSRPAIAAKGVERNALVLRPLAKFVNGWMRLLAHAKDQGLGSVSVVGGGAGGVEIAFAIAHRLRRELDNHAPHVRVFSDSPQILPEFNEGVRQRAIHNAARYEIGLHAGSGVAEVGAGYVRLDNHLEFESGATLWAAGAGAPEIFAESGLATDEKGFLAIDENLQSTSHPGIFAAGDCASRVRNPLPKAGVFAVRAGPVLAANLRAALAGGPLTEFRTRRNYLALLSTGHKHAIGAYGPLGWEGNWAWNWKDRIDRRFVDRFTAT encoded by the coding sequence ATGAAGCGCCTCGTGCTGCTGGGCGGCGGGCATGCGCACCTCTTCGTGCTGGAGGACCTCGCCCACCACCCCGACGAGAACGTCGAGGTCTCGATGGTGACGCCGCTGCCCATGCTCACCTACACGGGCATGCTTCCGGGCTACGTCGCGGGGCACTACTCGCTCGAGCGCTGCTCCATCGACCTCGTGCGCCTCGCGGGCAAGGCGCACGCGTCGTTCGTGCAGACGCTGGGCGTCCTGATCAATCCCGACGCGAAGGAAGTGATCTGCGCCGACGGCACGGTGCTGGCCTACGACGTGCTCTCGATCGACATCGGCTCGCGTCCCGCCATCGCGGCGAAGGGCGTCGAGCGCAACGCCCTCGTGCTGCGGCCGCTCGCGAAGTTCGTGAACGGGTGGATGCGGCTGCTCGCGCATGCGAAGGACCAGGGGCTGGGCTCGGTCTCCGTCGTGGGCGGCGGCGCGGGCGGCGTGGAGATCGCGTTCGCCATCGCGCATCGCCTGCGCCGCGAGCTCGACAACCACGCGCCGCACGTGCGCGTGTTCAGCGATTCGCCGCAGATCCTGCCGGAGTTCAACGAGGGCGTGCGGCAGCGCGCGATCCACAACGCCGCGCGCTACGAGATCGGCCTGCACGCCGGCAGTGGGGTGGCGGAAGTGGGCGCGGGCTACGTTCGCCTCGACAACCACCTCGAGTTCGAATCCGGCGCCACGCTCTGGGCCGCGGGCGCGGGTGCGCCCGAGATCTTCGCCGAGTCGGGCCTCGCCACGGACGAGAAGGGCTTCCTCGCCATCGACGAGAACCTCCAGTCCACGTCGCACCCCGGCATCTTCGCCGCGGGCGACTGCGCTTCACGTGTGCGCAATCCGCTGCCGAAGGCCGGCGTCTTTGCCGTGCGCGCGGGGCCGGTGCTCGCGGCCAACCTGCGCGCGGCGCTCGCCGGCGGCCCGCTCACGGAATTCCGCACGCGCCGCAACTACCTCGCGCTCCTCTCCACGGGCCACAAGCACGCGATCGGTGCCTACGGCCCCTTGGGATGGGAGGGCAACTGGGCGTGGAACTGGAAGGACCGGATCGACCGTCGCTTCGTCGACCGGTTTACCGCGACCTGA
- a CDS encoding cytochrome C assembly family protein has protein sequence MPDLLLYFSTAGLWLALSALAWRATRPAVAGGPAPGPDVRLENLLVPVALVLHAMLLHRGIVVTEGLNLGVANAVSLLVWLTALIYWLAGLAYPGLSGMQGLMAPIALAAVVLQGAVPSRHIVTYTAEPLFTLHFAIAMLAYALVIVATVHALVMLAEEKWLHRGVMPPFIKALPPLLEMEALLFRILLAAFILLTLTVVSGVFFSELLFNKPLTFTHKNVFAILSWLIFGGLLAGHHLRGWRGRKAVRWTLAGFFMLLLAYVGSKFVFEIVLQR, from the coding sequence ATGCCTGATCTGCTGCTCTATTTTAGCACCGCGGGCCTCTGGCTCGCGCTCTCCGCCCTCGCCTGGCGCGCCACGCGCCCGGCCGTCGCCGGGGGTCCCGCCCCGGGCCCGGACGTGCGCCTCGAAAACCTGCTGGTCCCGGTCGCGCTGGTGCTGCACGCCATGCTGCTGCACCGGGGCATCGTCGTCACAGAGGGGCTGAACCTCGGCGTGGCCAACGCCGTCTCGCTCCTCGTCTGGCTCACCGCGCTCATCTACTGGCTCGCGGGACTCGCCTATCCGGGCCTTTCCGGGATGCAGGGGCTGATGGCGCCGATCGCGCTGGCCGCCGTGGTGCTGCAAGGCGCGGTGCCTTCCCGCCACATCGTCACCTACACCGCCGAGCCGCTCTTCACGCTGCACTTCGCGATCGCGATGCTCGCCTACGCCCTCGTGATCGTGGCCACCGTGCATGCGCTGGTGATGCTCGCCGAGGAGAAGTGGCTGCATCGAGGCGTGATGCCACCCTTCATCAAGGCCCTGCCGCCGCTGCTGGAGATGGAAGCGCTGCTCTTCCGCATCCTGCTCGCCGCCTTCATCCTGCTCACCCTCACCGTGGTGAGCGGCGTGTTCTTCTCCGAGCTGCTGTTCAACAAGCCGCTCACGTTCACGCACAAGAACGTCTTCGCGATCCTCTCCTGGCTCATCTTCGGGGGGCTGCTCGCGGGCCACCACCTGCGCGGCTGGCGCGGGCGGAAGGCCGTTCGCTGGACGCTCGCCGGCTTCTTCATGCTGCTGCTCGCCTACGTCGGCAGCAAGTTCGTCTTCGAGATCGTCCTCCAGCGTTGA
- a CDS encoding DUF547 domain-containing protein, protein MKALLRLAVVLLGFMAASAFAQFDQTHKAWDDLLKKHVKYTQNGNASRVDYAGFAKDRAALKAVLDSDSAVPKAEFDKWPKPAQQAFLINAYNAFTVELILTKYPDLKSIRDLGSFVSKPWSKKFFTLFGQETNLDNIEHDMLRKGGVYDDPRVHVAVVCASIGCPMLRNEAFTAANLEASLEDAMKRFLSDRTRNRLNPQTKKLEISKIFDWYGKDFEKGHKGFTSVKATMAKYADQLADAPADRALVRDQKADVTFLDYDWSLNDAK, encoded by the coding sequence ATGAAAGCACTGCTCCGCCTCGCCGTCGTCCTGCTGGGGTTCATGGCCGCCAGCGCCTTCGCGCAATTCGATCAAACGCACAAGGCGTGGGACGACCTCCTCAAGAAGCATGTGAAGTACACGCAGAACGGCAATGCCTCGCGCGTGGACTACGCCGGTTTTGCGAAAGACCGCGCCGCGCTGAAAGCGGTGCTCGACAGTGACTCCGCGGTGCCGAAGGCGGAGTTCGACAAGTGGCCCAAGCCCGCCCAGCAGGCGTTCCTCATCAACGCGTACAACGCATTCACGGTGGAGCTCATCCTCACCAAGTACCCGGACCTGAAGTCGATCCGCGACCTGGGCAGCTTCGTCTCGAAGCCGTGGAGCAAGAAGTTCTTCACGCTCTTCGGCCAGGAGACGAACCTGGACAACATCGAGCACGACATGCTGAGGAAGGGCGGCGTGTACGACGATCCGCGCGTCCACGTGGCTGTCGTCTGCGCTTCGATCGGCTGCCCCATGCTCCGGAACGAGGCCTTCACGGCCGCGAACCTCGAAGCCTCGCTCGAAGACGCCATGAAGCGCTTCCTCTCCGATCGCACCCGCAACCGCCTCAACCCGCAGACGAAGAAGCTCGAGATCTCGAAGATCTTCGACTGGTACGGCAAGGACTTCGAGAAGGGCCACAAGGGCTTCACCTCGGTGAAGGCGACGATGGCGAAGTACGCGGATCAACTGGCCGATGCACCGGCCGACCGCGCGCTGGTCAGGGACCAGAAGGCCGACGTCACGTTCCTCGACTACGACTGGTCGCTCAACGACGCGAAATGA
- the ffh gene encoding signal recognition particle protein — protein MLDALTQRLSSVVKTLRGHARLTEENIQEALREVRLALLDADAGLPVVKEFVARVKEKALGQEVVGSLTPGQALVGVVNAELVNLMGGVGEGLNLAQQPPAIVLLAGLQGAGKTTSAGKLARLLTKTTKKKVLLVSTDVYRPAAIDQLATLAKTLEVDLFPSDPSQKPVSIAANALDWAKKHYYDVLIVDTAGRLAIDEAMMAEVKAIHAALNPVETLFVVDAMQGQDAVNVAKAFSEALPLTGVVLTKLDGDSRGGAALSVRHVTGKPIKFVGVSEKLDGLEAFHPDRMASRILGMGDILSLVEDARSRVDEKEAQKLADKFKKGKDFDLEDFKAQLQQMKKMGGVASMMDKLPAQLTQMASASPDLGEKALRRTEGIINAMTPQERRKPEILKASRKRRIAAGAGVPVQEVNQLLNKFEQMQKMMKMMRTGGLAKMMRNMKGMLPGMR, from the coding sequence ATGCTCGACGCCCTGACGCAACGCCTCTCCTCCGTCGTGAAGACGCTGCGCGGTCACGCGCGCCTGACCGAGGAGAACATCCAGGAAGCCCTGCGCGAGGTCCGCCTGGCGCTGCTCGACGCCGACGCGGGCCTGCCGGTGGTGAAGGAATTCGTCGCGCGCGTGAAGGAAAAGGCGCTCGGCCAGGAAGTGGTCGGCAGCCTCACGCCGGGCCAGGCGCTGGTGGGCGTGGTGAACGCGGAGCTCGTGAACCTCATGGGCGGCGTGGGCGAGGGGTTGAACCTCGCGCAGCAGCCTCCCGCCATCGTGCTGCTCGCCGGCCTCCAGGGCGCGGGCAAGACGACCTCCGCGGGCAAGCTCGCGCGCCTGCTCACGAAGACCACCAAGAAAAAGGTGCTGCTGGTCTCCACCGACGTCTACCGCCCCGCGGCCATCGACCAGCTCGCCACCCTCGCGAAGACGCTCGAGGTCGACCTCTTCCCCTCGGACCCGTCGCAGAAGCCGGTCTCGATCGCCGCCAACGCGCTCGACTGGGCGAAGAAGCATTACTACGACGTGCTCATCGTCGACACCGCCGGCCGCCTCGCGATCGACGAGGCGATGATGGCCGAGGTGAAGGCGATCCACGCGGCATTGAATCCGGTCGAGACGCTCTTCGTCGTGGACGCGATGCAGGGCCAGGACGCGGTGAACGTCGCGAAGGCGTTCTCCGAGGCGCTCCCGCTCACGGGCGTGGTGCTCACCAAGCTCGACGGCGATTCGCGCGGCGGCGCGGCGCTCTCGGTGCGCCACGTCACCGGCAAGCCCATCAAGTTCGTCGGCGTCTCGGAGAAGCTCGACGGCCTCGAGGCCTTCCACCCGGACCGCATGGCCTCGCGCATCCTCGGCATGGGCGACATCCTCTCGCTGGTCGAGGACGCGCGCTCCCGGGTCGACGAGAAGGAAGCGCAGAAGCTCGCGGACAAGTTCAAGAAGGGCAAGGACTTCGACCTCGAGGACTTCAAGGCCCAGCTCCAGCAGATGAAGAAGATGGGCGGCGTGGCCTCGATGATGGACAAGCTGCCCGCGCAACTCACGCAGATGGCCTCGGCCTCGCCCGACCTGGGCGAGAAGGCGCTGCGCCGCACCGAGGGCATCATCAATGCGATGACGCCGCAGGAGCGCCGCAAGCCCGAGATCCTCAAGGCCTCGCGCAAGCGCCGCATCGCCGCCGGCGCGGGCGTGCCGGTGCAGGAAGTGAACCAGCTGCTCAACAAGTTCGAGCAGATGCAGAAGATGATGAAGATGATGCGCACCGGCGGCCTCGCCAAGATGATGCGCAACATGAAGGGCATGCTGCCCGGCATGCGGTAG
- a CDS encoding thiol-disulfide oxidoreductase DCC family protein, with product MPPEGPILVFDGVCVLCSRWVGFIIERDRAARFRFAPMQSQTGRSLLLRHGLDPDDPLSLLVVEGDDAWTDSEAILRVAGSFGGAWRIAALARVIPRSWRNRAYRTLARNRYRWFGRRETCLVPTPELRARFIE from the coding sequence ATGCCGCCTGAGGGTCCCATCCTCGTCTTCGACGGCGTCTGCGTCCTGTGCAGCCGCTGGGTCGGCTTCATCATCGAGCGCGATCGAGCCGCGCGATTCCGCTTCGCCCCGATGCAGTCGCAGACCGGGCGCTCGCTCCTGCTGCGCCACGGGCTCGACCCCGACGATCCGCTCTCGCTCCTCGTCGTCGAAGGTGACGACGCCTGGACGGATTCCGAGGCGATCCTGCGCGTGGCCGGATCCTTCGGGGGAGCGTGGCGAATCGCGGCCCTCGCGCGGGTCATTCCGCGATCCTGGCGGAACCGGGCGTATCGGACTCTCGCTCGCAACCGCTACCGCTGGTTCGGCCGGCGCGAGACCTGCCTCGTTCCGACGCCGGAGCTGCGCGCCCGGTTCATCGAGTGA
- a CDS encoding DUF3047 domain-containing protein — protein sequence MTQRRGAAVLSIVAGVAFAAHAVDTAGITAFSAMDPAQPIPPSWYEIKLTRLKPPEFTLVRDDGATVLRSNADSAGGSLVHRVDVDPKGKPRLAWRWKIDHVVEGGDLTRPEGDDYAARVYVMFDLPLSELPLGLRTKVRLARLLHSDVPSAAICYVWDNRQPVGTIRPNTHVGNVRMIVLRSGPEGAGKWAAESRDLDADFRAAFAGVTTQPTPRIVGVAVGNDTDQTHGSVTAWFGDLRIEAAR from the coding sequence GTGACGCAAAGACGGGGCGCTGCCGTGCTGTCCATCGTGGCCGGCGTTGCATTCGCGGCGCACGCCGTCGACACGGCGGGCATCACGGCGTTCTCCGCGATGGATCCCGCGCAGCCGATTCCGCCGTCCTGGTACGAGATCAAGCTCACGCGCCTGAAGCCGCCCGAGTTCACGCTCGTGCGCGACGACGGTGCGACCGTTCTGCGTTCCAATGCGGACTCCGCCGGCGGATCGCTGGTGCATCGCGTGGACGTGGATCCGAAAGGCAAGCCGCGCCTCGCTTGGCGCTGGAAAATCGATCACGTCGTCGAAGGCGGGGACCTCACGCGGCCCGAAGGCGACGACTACGCGGCGCGGGTCTACGTCATGTTCGACCTGCCGCTCTCGGAGCTTCCGCTCGGGCTGCGAACCAAGGTGCGGCTGGCGCGGCTCCTCCACAGCGACGTGCCGTCCGCGGCGATCTGCTACGTCTGGGACAACCGCCAGCCCGTGGGCACGATCCGGCCGAACACGCATGTCGGCAACGTGCGGATGATCGTGCTGCGGAGCGGTCCTGAAGGCGCGGGCAAGTGGGCCGCCGAGTCGCGGGACCTCGATGCGGATTTCCGCGCCGCGTTCGCGGGCGTGACGACGCAACCCACGCCGCGCATCGTCGGCGTCGCGGTCGGCAACGACACCGACCAGACGCACGGGAGCGTAACCGCCTGGTTCGGCGACCTTCGCATCGAGGCCGCGCGATGA
- a CDS encoding DUF4166 domain-containing protein translates to MPFRELIGSGFAELPLQVRNVHDDRAQTELVGRCRVERGTGLLSRLFCAVSSLPAAGEDVPVRVTIRRNAEGETWTREFAGNPMISSLRARAGLLEERLGPTTFRFALAADRERISWNVVGVRVLGVPLPASLFSGVRASESVSGDRYRFDVEARLPVVGLLVRYQGTLDAA, encoded by the coding sequence GTGCCGTTCCGCGAGCTGATCGGCTCGGGCTTCGCGGAGCTTCCCCTGCAGGTTCGCAACGTCCACGACGATCGCGCGCAAACGGAGCTCGTGGGCCGCTGCCGCGTCGAACGCGGCACGGGTCTCCTCTCGCGACTCTTCTGCGCGGTCTCGTCGCTTCCCGCCGCCGGCGAGGATGTCCCCGTGCGAGTGACCATCCGCCGCAATGCCGAGGGCGAAACCTGGACGCGCGAGTTCGCCGGGAATCCCATGATCTCGTCGCTTCGCGCGCGCGCCGGCTTGCTCGAGGAGCGCCTCGGTCCCACGACGTTCCGCTTCGCGCTCGCCGCCGATCGCGAGCGCATCTCCTGGAACGTCGTCGGCGTTCGCGTCCTGGGCGTGCCGCTGCCGGCGTCGCTCTTCTCCGGCGTTCGCGCTTCCGAATCCGTGTCCGGGGATCGATATCGCTTCGACGTCGAGGCCCGCTTGCCGGTCGTGGGCTTGCTCGTTCGCTACCAGGGCACGCTCGATGCCGCCTGA
- a CDS encoding saccharopine dehydrogenase family protein, whose amino-acid sequence MNRPPLKTLLLGATGHFGSIIARRLRGIPGVGPIVAGRNTERVRASAADLGVAHAVLDRDDPAFASKLRDLAPALVIVTAGPFQSQDFRVARACIAAGAHYVDIADGREFVCGIRALDAAAKERDVCVISGASSVPTLSSAVIERLVSGFDVESIDFGITTSSRSPGLATVRAVLGYCGRRVPHWRDGAQAEAYGSQGGWRRTIEGVGSRAFLPADVPDLTLLRERFLSLRSLRFGAGSEMPGAHSGLGVIAAAVRAGLVTDASRLARPLIGVSRWLERFGTGTSAMYVDVAGRTPEGRSVSRTWELVASSEDGANIPCMAVVCLARKFADGTLTMRGAFPGAGLVTLDEYLRELEGLDIRVRTRENAS is encoded by the coding sequence GTGAATCGCCCGCCCCTCAAGACCCTGCTGCTGGGGGCCACGGGCCACTTCGGATCGATCATCGCGCGGCGCCTGCGCGGCATTCCCGGTGTCGGGCCGATCGTGGCGGGGCGCAATACGGAGCGCGTGCGCGCGAGCGCAGCGGACCTCGGCGTCGCGCACGCCGTCCTCGATCGCGACGATCCTGCCTTTGCATCGAAACTGCGCGATCTCGCGCCGGCCCTCGTGATCGTGACGGCGGGGCCTTTCCAGTCGCAGGACTTCCGGGTGGCGCGCGCGTGCATCGCTGCAGGGGCGCACTACGTCGATATCGCCGACGGGCGTGAGTTCGTCTGCGGCATCCGCGCGCTGGACGCCGCGGCGAAAGAGCGGGACGTTTGCGTGATCTCCGGCGCGAGCTCCGTGCCGACGCTCTCATCCGCGGTCATTGAGCGGCTCGTGTCGGGGTTCGACGTGGAATCGATCGACTTCGGAATCACGACCTCCTCGCGATCCCCGGGCCTCGCCACGGTTCGCGCGGTGCTCGGGTACTGCGGACGCCGCGTGCCGCACTGGCGCGATGGCGCCCAGGCCGAGGCCTACGGAAGCCAGGGTGGATGGCGCCGCACGATCGAAGGCGTGGGATCGCGGGCATTTCTTCCGGCCGATGTTCCCGACCTCACGCTGCTGCGCGAGCGATTCCTGTCGCTGCGCTCGCTGCGTTTCGGAGCGGGCTCGGAAATGCCGGGCGCGCATTCCGGCCTGGGTGTCATCGCGGCGGCGGTTCGCGCGGGCCTGGTCACGGATGCGTCGCGACTCGCGCGGCCGTTGATCGGGGTGTCGCGTTGGCTGGAACGATTCGGCACCGGAACCAGCGCAATGTACGTCGATGTCGCGGGGCGAACTCCGGAGGGGCGGAGCGTCTCCCGAACCTGGGAGCTCGTGGCCTCGAGCGAGGATGGCGCGAACATTCCCTGCATGGCGGTGGTTTGCCTGGCGCGAAAATTTGCTGACGGGACGCTGACGATGCGGGGCGCTTTTCCCGGTGCGGGGCTGGTGACGCTCGACGAGTACCTTCGCGAGCTCGAAGGCTTGGACATCCGAGTTCGCACGCGGGAAAATGCATCATGA